GACATCCGGCAGGGCCGGGTCGAGGTTCATGACCTTTATGCCGGGGAAATCGGTGAGGGAAAGCCCGCAGCCAAAGGCCTTGATCTGGATCTTGTCGCCGATGACGAGCTGTTCCAGGATTTCCGGTTCAAAGTCAACGAGCACATGGTCGATGCCGCCGTGTTTGCCGGTGACCCGGCCGGTCTTGCCCTGGGCCTCGCCGCTGATCACCCGCGCCGTGTTGCCGACGCAGGAAAAGAGATTCAATGCCCGGTTTGGACCGGGCTGGCCCTGGAACTGGGTGAAGTTGGAGATGGAGACCCCCGGTTCGACATGGTCGGCAAAGAGCCCGCAGGCAGGATCGCCGATGCGGACGTTATAGGTGATGCCGCCCACGCCGGGATAGACATCGGAACGGCCGTCCGGGTCGATGCGGTAGGGGTTGACCCCGCCCAGCGGCGAGGTGATCTCGCCGAGAACCGATTGGCACACCAATTGTTTGACATTTGTTTTCAGCATAGAGGTCGATTCCTTTTATTTAAACATTGAAACGGAAATTGATGCAATCCCCATCCTGCACAATGTATTCTTTTCCCTCAAGCCGCCAGAGCCCTTTTTCCTTGGCCGCCGCTTCACTGCCGCATTTGATGTAATCTTCGTAGGAGATGATTTCCGCCCGGATAAAGCCCCGTTCAAAATCAGTGTGAATGACGCCGGCCGCCTTGGGGGCGGTGGTGCTCTTGGGGATGGTCCAGGCCCTGGTTTCCTTTTCTCCCACCGTGAAGTAGTTGATCAGACCGAGCAGATCGTAGCCGGCCCGGATCAGCCGGTTGAGGCCGGATTCCTCCATGCCCATGTCGGCGAGAAAATCCTTCTGCTCCTCTTTGGACAGGTTGGAAAGTTCCTCCTCGATGGCGCCGGATATAAGGACAACAAGCGAGCCTTCCTCCTTTGCCTTTTCCTTAAGTTTTTCCACCCACTGGTTGCCGGCGGCAATGTCTTCTTCCCGGACGTTGGCCACGTACAGCACCGGTTTTGCCGTCAGCAGGCAGAGTTCGCGGAGCAGGGATTTGCCGGTTTCGTCCGTTTCCAGGAGCCGGGCCGGTTTGCCGCTGTCAAGCAGTTCCTGCAGCTTTTCCAGAATGGCGGCCTGGGCCTTGTAGAGCTTGTCCCCGGACTTGGCTTGGGACCTGGTCTTGTCCAGTCTCCGGCCCACGGTTTCCATGTCGGCCAGGATGAGTTCCATGTTGATCACCTCGCGGTCGCGCAGCGGATCGATGGAGCCGTCAACATGGACGATGTTGGAGTCCTCGAAACAGCGGACCACATGGGCAATGGCGTCAACCTGGCGGATGTGACCGAGAAACTGGTTGCCGAGGCCCTCTCCCTTGCTGGCGCCGCTGACCAGTCCGGCAATATCGACAAATTCCATCTGGGCATTGACCTTGACGCGGGTCTTGGCCAACTCCGCCAGTTTGTCGAGCCGCTCGTCCGGCACCGGCACCTTGCCCACATTGGGTTCAATGGTGCAGAAAGGGTAGTTGGCCGATTCGATGCCGGCCGAGGTAAGGGCGTTAAATATAGTGGATTTGCCCACATTGGGCAGTCCGACAATGCCGCAGCGAAAACCCATAGCATTCTCCTTCATATTAAAATAGTTAACGCAAAGCAACCAAGGCGTCACAGGCACGGGCAGGCTTTGGCCGTGACTCCGTATCTCAGCGGCTTTGCGTTAAAATAATGCTGTTTGTGTAAAAATGAGTACCTTATATAATGAGTTCTTTTCAATCAGGCAAGGATTGATTATCGTTGAAGGCGAAATGAGCAAGCCGACACCGATCCGCACATTACTGAGTTCCCTGATTGCCGCAAAAGGATGGGAGGGGCGCGTCGAGCTCAACCAGGTTTTCCTTTTCTGGGATGAACTGGTTGGCCCGGATATCGCGAAATATGCCCAGCCCCACCTGATCCGCAAGGATATTCTTTGGCTGCGGGTCTCGGATTCCGTCTGGATGCAGCAGCTGCAGTTCTTGAAGATCATGCTCCTGGAAAAATTGAATCAGCGGCTGAAAAAAGCCAGGTTTGTCGACCTGCGTTTTCAGTTGGACAGCACGCTGGGAGAGGAAATTGCCGGCAGGAGCGAGCCTCCCCGTGTAGCCCAACCTCCGTCAGCGGCAAAAAGGTGGGAATTTGAAGCGCTGCTCGGCACCATCCAGGATGAGGAGATCAAGGAGGCGATCCGCACATGCTGGCTCAAAACAGGCAACCTGCAGCGGTCGGAAGATCCGGAAGTTGAAAAATGATGGATTCGTAAAAAATCCCGACTCTAAATTTTCGGGACGATAAAACAGCGGCTTATCGCGGACTGTGCGGCTGTCGAGCGGCTTTTTCGCGAGACGGTTAAAACTCCTTGTTTGAGTCAATGAGCAGGGTCACCGGGCCGTCGTTGATCAGTTCAACCTCCATCATCGCCTGAAAGATGCCGGTTGCCACCGGCAGATGTCGTCCCATCTTGGCGACAAAATCGAGATACAGTTCATTGGCCCGTGGCGGGGGAGCGGCGTGGGAATAGGAAGGACGCCTGCCCTTCCGGCAGTCACCGAACAGGGTGAACTGGGACACGGCCAGAATCTCGCCCTTGATGTCGGCCACCGAAAGGTTCATCTTGTCTTCCTGGTCGGGAAAAATGCGCAGGTGGAGTATTTTTTCCACCATATAATCAACGTCTTTCTCCGTGTCCTCCCGGCTGACGCCGAGCAGGACCAGCAGGCCGCGGCCGATGGCACCCACTGTCTTGCCTTCCACCATGACCCCAGCCTTTTTGACCAGCTGCACCACCGCCCTCATAAATTTCCCCCCAAAAATTGCAGGACAGCCATGGCGGACAAGGCTGCCGTTTCCGCCCGCAGGGTCCGCTTGCCGAGCGACACCGGGAGAAAGCCCGCCAGTTCCGCCCGGTTGACCTCCTCTTTACTGAAGCCTCCCTCCGGCCCGATCAGGGCGATGACCGACAATGACGATGCCGGTGGGCCGATGTCGTGCAGCCGGCTTTCGGTTTCTTTTTCCCACAGAATGATTTTTTTGTCATAGCCCGTTGATTCGGCAAGCAGCGTGTTGAAGTGGACGACTTCTCCCAATTGGAGGGGAACGGGTCGGCCGCATTGTTTGCACGATTCCAGCACGATTTTTTCCCAGCGGGAACGTTTCATCTCTTTGGGGGGCGTTACCGCGCAGTGGTCCGAGGAAAAGGGCAAAAATGCCGTTACCCCCAGCTCATTGGCCTTCTGGGCAAGAAAGTCCATTTTTTGCCCCTTGAGCAGCCCTTGGGCAATGGTCAGGCTTGGGGAATCCGGCTGGTGGATTTCCCGGGAAAGAATGGTCAGGAACACATCATGACCGGTCTGCGCCACCTCTGCCTGGTAAACGGCGCCGCGGCCGTCGAGCAGTTCAACGGCTGCTCCCGCTTGCAGGCGCAACACCTTGCATAAATGATGCGCCTCCCGCCCTCTGAGAATGGCCTGGTTGTTATTTGTGTCTTCAGGATCAATGAAAAATCGGTGCATGAGGGAAATATCAGGAGGAAAAAAGAAATGCCTGCCATTCACCCTCGATGGGTGACTGCTTGAGACGAAGGCCGAGCGTGCCGAACGTCTGCCTGATGGACTGCGCCTGTTCGCCGGCGAGGATTCCCGCCAGTACGAGCTTGCCGCCGGGGGCCATTATTCGATGGAGAATGGGGGCAAGCAGGGTCAGGACATCGCTTGTGATATTGGCCACCACCAGATCAAAGGGGCCGGGGAATTCCTCG
The Desulfobulbaceae bacterium DB1 genome window above contains:
- a CDS encoding DUF4438 domain-containing protein, giving the protein MLKTNVKQLVCQSVLGEITSPLGGVNPYRIDPDGRSDVYPGVGGITYNVRIGDPACGLFADHVEPGVSISNFTQFQGQPGPNRALNLFSCVGNTARVISGEAQGKTGRVTGKHGGIDHVLVDFEPEILEQLVIGDKIQIKAFGCGLSLTDFPGIKVMNLDPALPDVMGLKKRKDGRLEVPVTHTVPAKIMGSGIGHSHSNSGDYDIQLFDKPTVAEYGLADLKLGDIVAIIDADATYGRIYKTGGVVIGIIVHSDCVLAGHGPGAMVAMASKDGLIVPKISATANLAHYFQKLAS
- a CDS encoding redox-regulated ATPase YchF, with translation MGFRCGIVGLPNVGKSTIFNALTSAGIESANYPFCTIEPNVGKVPVPDERLDKLAELAKTRVKVNAQMEFVDIAGLVSGASKGEGLGNQFLGHIRQVDAIAHVVRCFEDSNIVHVDGSIDPLRDREVINMELILADMETVGRRLDKTRSQAKSGDKLYKAQAAILEKLQELLDSGKPARLLETDETGKSLLRELCLLTAKPVLYVANVREEDIAAGNQWVEKLKEKAKEEGSLVVLISGAIEEELSNLSKEEQKDFLADMGMEESGLNRLIRAGYDLLGLINYFTVGEKETRAWTIPKSTTAPKAAGVIHTDFERGFIRAEIISYEDYIKCGSEAAAKEKGLWRLEGKEYIVQDGDCINFRFNV
- a CDS encoding D-tyrosyl-tRNA(Tyr) deacylase; this encodes MRAVVQLVKKAGVMVEGKTVGAIGRGLLVLLGVSREDTEKDVDYMVEKILHLRIFPDQEDKMNLSVADIKGEILAVSQFTLFGDCRKGRRPSYSHAAPPPRANELYLDFVAKMGRHLPVATGIFQAMMEVELINDGPVTLLIDSNKEF